The following DNA comes from Rhipicephalus microplus isolate Deutch F79 chromosome 6, USDA_Rmic, whole genome shotgun sequence.
AAAGCCTTCGCTTTAGTAATTGCGGAGCGTAATGAAGTGCTGCACTGGACACGAGCATGCGCTTAGCTTGGGCAAAGAGAAGCGTAGCAGAATAAAACAGTCAAGGACGCTCATGaagactatttatttatttatttgaatatactgcagcccAATTAATATAGAACGAAAacaacagagcaaaaaaaaaacaacaatataaaACTGAAATACATTAGAGCAAtgggcaagaaaacaacactttgcaTATTACAAACAAGAACTTAAATATGTTTGAAATGGTTAGTAGCGGCATCAATGAAATCTTTAATGATAGTGAGCAAATCCGTATGCGGACAAAAACTGAATTTGAATGTGTTAGTACGAGCAAATAAAGGCTTTACGTTCAAGTTGTGCGAAATGCGTGTGCAAGTTTCGTTCATAAATGCTATGTTGTTACCGCCAAGGATGCCAGTGGAGGAGTAGATCATTGTATATAATAGTTTCAAAAATTCGACACGGTAACAGGAATGCAATGATACAATGTTTAGTGATTGCAGGGCCTGTGATGGCTGGAGCTTGCGGCTGTAGTTACGGCATATGAAACGGATGGCTTTACGTTGGACGCTGTCAAGTATTTTTAGGTCACCGTATTCGTGAAGGTACCAAACAACAGAGGCATATCCTAAAATAGGCCAAATCAACGCTTTATACAGAATTAATTTAGTATCGCAGGGGGAGTCAGCCAAGGTACGGCGCAAATACCATAATTCTGAAGTTATACACGGAGTAAGCAAGTTGTCTTGGTTCCAGCTTTTTATCTCAAGAACTTTTCCGTATCTTTATGTGAAATATCGCAACTCAATAAAAAAGTTTTGGATTTGCACTTTGGCAGTTTTAAATCTGTAGCTTTTGTTAACATCTTGTATTTATGTGGAGATGGGACTCGAAAAATGCAAGGTTTTTTCTaaaattgtaatttttttttcttaattgctttcacaagtttggtttctctactttcatgacaaaaaaaatcAAGATAGTAGTTAGTAAGCTAATAATATCATTTTTAAAAAAACACAAGGTGGCTATATAAACTAAGAAGAGCTCATTGTCTACAGTCCCCTGGAAATTGTCCCCTGGCagcttgccattgcattttgcatgagCAGTTCACCAAAGCCACATGCCCAAAATAACAGTAATTCCCAAGCTCTCATGATAgaagacatttaaaaaaaaacacatcattgCCACACAAATGAGCCTTCATATCTACGTTTCAATTGCATTTCTCTTGAGATGCAATTTTAGACAACATCCCAAGTTTTGGCATCAGACTTTTGGTACTTGATAGCCAGATCAAGATAAAATTTTTTGTCACATATTTCTCAACATGTGAAGAGTGCAATTATCTTTTTTAAAGCATGATATCATTTACACAATTATGAATTTAAAGTAAGCAATTAGCATGGGCTGAGCATTGAACACTTCTTacattacaatttttctttttcatttaaatGTGTTATACACACTTTTTTGACAGTTATTTACATTCTGCAGTTAATGTGGAGTGTTGCGAGACATCAATGACTCATAGTTATAATAGTTTCAACTTACTAATAACTATTCAACTTACTACAGAACTGAATACATCTTTGAAATCAACATGCAAACTTATGTGAAAATATTTATCTCCTTCAGCTACAGATAAAAGATATATATTTTTTCGAGTCACATCTTCTCTTAAGCATCGGCTTCTGCAAGGTCTCGAGTAGTAACGAGACGTTTACCCCTTATGTCAAGAGTCTCAAACACGCGCCTTGCCAGCTGCATGAAAGAAGCGCGGACTTTTCCAAGCAGCTCGTGGCTtcgcaaaaaaataaaacgcTAAATGGTGCCCACGTTATTTACTCACCCACGGCAATTAACAACTCTTTGATCTGTTGAGTGACAAAGACGAGACTGaattcaataatttttttttctgaaccacTCCTTAGGGTCACCAAGCGTTGAAATACAACTGCCAAACAAAATCATGATTTCACAACCTGCGCCCACATTCGAGTGATTCTGGGAATCGGTGTGATTACGTACCTCAAATTCTGATGACGAATACTATACTGCAAAAATGATCCATATATAAAATACAGGATGTGTGATTTTCCAAATGGCAGCGTTAGGCGAGTGAGTGAGTTTGATGAGGTCCAAACAGACACGAGTTAACTCGACgccacctggctaggcccactcggcaGAGTTAGGCGATATTTTATTATACCCTCTTCCACCACATCTTCCCTCGCTTCAACCTTGTTCAACTGCAACGTGTGGGCCGCTAACCCAGTTGAGTTTAACAATGAAATACTAACTGGGGTTTCACATCTCAAATccacaatatggttatgagagacgccgtagtagagggctcccgaaatttcgactatctggagttctttaacctgcatcGACATCGCCAGGCCCGTAGCAAAGAATTTATAGGGGCGAAGGGGGCACTTTTTGAAAACTTTAAGAAAatctaatttttattatttttcctcGGTAAAACACTTTATTCCATCCGGATTTGGGGAAGGTAGTAGTTAGGGCCCTAACCCTTCTGGCTTTACGCAGTACACGGTCCTCCatcattttgcctccatcgaaatgcggccgccacggccggggtcaaacctgtgaccttcgggtcagcagcggagcaccccAGCCGTGTCCCACGGAGGCGGACAGCCAAGGCGAGTTTGAGACTCCTGATTTATGTGGATTTATGTGATTTATGTGTACAGAAACCGAACAATTTAGGGCTAATTGACACACATACTTCCGCTTCCACAGTTTTCAGTTCGAGTTGTATCGGTGTAACAGACTCAAACGGGTAGGTCAGAGGGAACATCATCTTGAGCAACTAGATTTGCCGCAACATGGCCTGGTTATCTAGAGAAATCCCACATACACTTAAACCTCGATCTAACGAGCCCATATATAACAAAATATAgattataacgaagtaaataaaaagtAGCCTTGCAATAGGTTTACCATTGGGAATGTACCTTTATAACAAACTCTCTGATATAACAAACTTTTTTCGTGTAAGGAGCAACTTCGTTATAATTAGGCTTCAGTGCACAAGTTGTTATGCTGAAGTCTTGATGTCGTCTTTGTATCAGAGAGCACTCTGTACAGCATGTCCTCATGGCTGCTCATCAGCAAGAATACACGAGTCTTCATTGACTTTACATCAAACAAAATATTCGATTGGTCAGTGAACACTGTCAAGATGCATGAGAAAACAATGAAACATCCTTGCCACATTACACTGCATGCTAATTGATGatcaactgaacaaaaaaaaaaaatgaactaccAGTACTCAATCTGGGGCTTTAGCGTTCCGTGAATGGTCCACCGCCTAGAGCTTGATGCTGCATTTACGCGACGCTTCCTACACAGGATAAAACGTGCGCCTAGTACAGAGTGCTCCTGCGACCACCCTGACCATGATTTACATCACCTCCTTCTGGAGTGTCCGAAATATGAAACACAAAGACAAGTATTACGTGGAAGTTTGCAACTTTTAGATAGGAGGCCTTTCACAGGGACGAAAATACTAGGTTCATCACCAACTGCAGGTCTTCAGAAAAGAGCACTTGTTGCCTTCAAGAAGTTTCTTAAAGAATCAAATATTTTATGAAAATATTGACCTACCGTAAATGATTTCGTCTTCATGCACAAAAAAATATGTAATATTTAGACAGTGTGCTTCATATGTGAAATCACCTGTCTCCGTGTGAACTGACCTTGTATGAGGAAATTGTGTACATACTACCAGGCAAATATGACCTGTCATGTGAGGTGAACTGACCTGGTGTGTGGAACATATAAATCTCTTAGTTGAATGTGAACTGACCTGTGAAGTTCGGCTATTGTGTACTATCACATTGTATGTTGTACAGTCTCGCATTCCATGCCCATATTGTTGATCATACGGCATATCTTGCCTACTAAGAgaaaaggagtagccggtgccaccataatggcaccaacctctcctatttcatcattttaataaaaaaaagtcagATATGTAAAGAAAAATTGCAAAGCCGTACACTCAAATTGTCATTGGCGTTAATGCTGATACATGTGTATTCTAAGGCTATCACCGCGTGTAAACGTCTGCAAACATATAGAGCACTGATATGGCCGTTCGCCTGTGTGGGTACGCACATGATTCTTCAGGGTGTACCTATGTGCAGACCTGAATGGGCACAGGTGACATGCATAAGggcgctctcctgtgtgggtgcgcacaTGATCATTCAATGTGGTCTGTAATGCAAAGCTTCGCTCGCACAGGTGACATTTGAAGGGCCGCTCGCCCGTATGAACCCTGATGTGCCGCTCCATATGAGTCGGAGTCTCGTAGCTGCAGTAGGGGCAACGATGGCGGCTTTCTCGAGGAGGCTTCACAGCAACCGTGGCCTCTGCCTGGGTGATAGaccctgggtgtgcacacagaaaagGTAACAAGATAGCTCACTCAAGTACCGCTTTCCATTTGAGCAGAAAATGAACTGAAGTGCAAGGGTTTTCCGTGGCAGCAATACACTATTGTTACGAGTCGGGCAGCAGGGGAAAATTTCATCACTTTGAAACTACCTACATAATCTGACCCTTTCTGAAATACAGCTATTGCATCCGTGGCAATAAAATATcaaaaagttaaaaaagaaaataacaccGACCGGCTCAAACTCTATCGCTGCTATGTGAATGGCTTCATGGCACACTCAGGAACAAAGCACACTGGTAAACATATCCCTTTTgctgaaaacacacacacacacacacacacacacacacacacacacacacacacacacacacacacacacacacacacacacacacatgctagTGTTCAAGGACCAAGTTAATGAAACACATTGCTACTATACTAATAAAGGTTATTTTCTACCCAGTACAGTTGTCTCAATATCTTTATATTTTTAAACATACCTCAGTAGATATATAAAAATACACTGGCTCCTAGTCATGGTGAACGAGCATGGGTGCTAGTCTAAACAACACAATGTGGAACAAGACAGGTACTTATTTCCTCTGAGCTAGGGTTCTATGAGCAACGGGACGCATATTTTAAATATCATAAGAAAAACAATCATAAAAAGGTAGCATTTTAAAAATGACCATTGTGAACCAGGAAAGCATTTCATCAATTTTTTTTAGTCGTGGGTTTGTATTAATCATAAATAATTGTGGCAGTCCTTCAACTTTCAAGAGCAATCAACTCCACTCTCTTAGAAACTGAACAACGTAATTAAGAAGTGGTTCCAGAAATCGACCGTGCTAGAAAAGAGAGATTACAAATACATGAGCATGGCCGAAAAGGATGGAACAATACTGTGCGAACGAAAAGCACTCTAAGTATGAGATACAAAAATGCGAC
Coding sequences within:
- the LOC119168150 gene encoding uncharacterized protein LOC119168150 isoform X1, with product MQLRVLLSLLQLRMLKSHIGDAVTLVTCAGSITQAEATVAVKPPRESRHRCPYCSYETPTHMERHIRVHTGERPFKCHLCERSFALQTTLNDHVRTHTGERPYACHLCPFRSAHRYTLKNHVRTHTGERPYQCSICLQTFTRGDSLRIHMYQH
- the LOC119168150 gene encoding uncharacterized protein LOC119168150 isoform X2, with the translated sequence MDLDKSHRECCHHCKVCNYKTNKLSNLIRHMRVHAASGSSISPATADAEKPHRGRCYPCNVCGVYHPGRGHGCCEASSRKPPSLPLLQLRDSDSYGAAHQGSYGRAALQMSPVRAKLCITDHIE